The genomic segment CCTGGGCGCGCGCCCCCTAAGATAGTTCTCGATAGTTCTTTGAGGCTTCTCTCGGTGATCTCTTTTGGCAATATTTCTCCGGGATAGTCCCGGGCACCAGGCGGCCCCCTCAGAAGCCGCCTGTCCGCTTTTCCCTCATACCGAGCCGATCGACGCCAAATCCGCCTCCGAATGTTCAAAGTCCCGCACATAATAATCATACAGCGCCTTGGTATAGGAAAACCGCATGTCCGCCGCATCCCGTACCGCTTCCAGACAGGCCTGCTGCAATTCCGGCGTCGTGGCCTGGTTCAGCACAATCTCATACCCCCGCTCCCCATGGACCTCATCCGAGGAAATATGCAGCTCGAAAAATTCCGCCTCATCTTCCGTAAACCCGTATTTCTCAATCAGCGGCGGATATTGACGCCGGTAAATGTCCGGCACTTGGGATTCCAGTCCCACCACCAAAGCCGCCGTCGCCACCACCCAGTGATCACGCATCGCCTTGGCGTAACACCAGCCCTGCAACCCCCGCGTCACCGGGTTCATGTTCCGCGGATCCTCAACCCGTTCCCGCGTCGTCCCGCAGGCTTCCGCAAAACGGATCAGAAGATCCGTATGGCGAATGTCCGCCAGTTCCTCCTCATACATGTTCTGCAACAGAAAATCCTTCGCCTCCGTCGCACTCTCCGGCGCATTGGCGTAAATATAGCCCAGATAATCCGCAAACGGCCCCACATAATGATAATGGTTCTCCGCCCAGCGCGCAAAATGCTCCCGCTTCAGCTCCCCGTTCGACCAGGCCAGGCTGAACGACGCATCCTTCGCCTCCCGACCCTTCATCGCCTCCTTGATCGCCTTGCGAAACTCGTCCTTGCTTAACAATTCTGCCATCTCTCTCTCCTGTCTCCTCAATACGTGGCCAAACCTGTTTAACTCAAAGTTCTCCAAAACTGTATACTGTATACAGATTGTTGTCAATGTACTTTTTTCCCCTTTACACCGGTTCCACTTTACATGCGTCACCTTATACATTTTATAAATAAGCCAGAGGCGTTTTCCCGCTCAGAATTCTTAAATATACACTTGACACAAATTACATACTGTATACAGTAATTGCTCATCTAATCCAAAACAAATCCACAGGAGAAGGGCGCATGATCACCAAAAAAGTACTCAGTCTGGCCGAAGCAGAATTCCTGCTTGACGCCGCTCAGAAAGCTTCCGAAAAATTCGGCGGCAAACACGTTATCTGCATTGCCGATGATACCGGATACCCCATTGCCTTGCGTCGACTGGACAATGCCAAGGTAACCGGCGTGCAGATTGCCGAAAACAAGGCGTTCACCGCCGCGGCGCACCGCCGGGTCACACACACCTTCACCAACACCTATCCGGGTGAAGAGGCCTGGGGCATTTTCACCCAGCATGGCGGCCGTATCACCGTGTTTGTCGGCGGTTATCCGATTTATGTTGACGGCGCCGTCGTCGGCGGCATCGGTGTATCCGGTGGCAATGGCGAAGAAGACATCGCCGTATGCGAAGCCGCCATCGAGGCCTTCAAGGAATATATGAAGGAAACCGGCGGTGGTGAAGTCACCATTCCGGAACAAGCCCAAAAGGCATGAGCATGTCACAAGATTTTATCGGCAAGAACTTTATCGGTGGCGCCTGGGTTCCCGCGAGCAACGGCGGAACCTTTGAGCGCAGAAACCCGGCAGACAATGAGGATGTGGTTGGACACTTCCCAGCATCCACGCCAGAAGATGCCAAGCGCGCCGTGGAAGGGGTGGATCAGGGCCGCCATGACTGGGCGGCCACCGATCCGGAAAAACGTATGACCGTCCTGGAAAAGGCGGCGGACCTTATCCTGGAACGTGTGGACGACCTGGCGCGGGAACTCACTCGCGAGGAAGGCAAGCCGCTTGGCTCAGCCACCATGGAATGGAAACGCACAGCGGCCAATTTTCGGCTTTATGCCGGGGAAGCCCTGCGCAGCCTCGGGGAAACCTTCCCGGTCGCGGGCAATAGCCTGGTCTGCTCCATCCGCGAACCCGTCGGGGTTGTGCTGGCCATTACCCCTTGGAATTTCCCGGTCTCCATCCCGTCACGAAAAATCGGTCCGGCCCTGGCCACTGGTAATGGCGTGGTGTTCAAACCATCCGAAGTCACCCCGCTTTCAGGCCAGAGAATGGTTGAAATTCTTCTGGAGGCTGGCGTCCCTGAAGGCGCCATCGCCCTGGTACAGGGGGGTGGGGCGGAACTGGGCACGGCTCTGGTCACGGCCCCGGCCGTCAAAGCCGTAACCTTTACCGGTTCGTTCGCCACCGGCAGCGCCATTCATCAGGCCGCCGGCCCCTCGAAACGCCTGCAACTGGAAATGGGGGGGAAAAACCCCTGCATCGTATTGGAGGATGCGGACACCGAACGGGCCGCCCAAATCATTGCCCAGGGCGCCTTTAATCTGACGGGGCAGGCCTGCACGGCCACCAGCCGGGCCTTTGTCATGGACAGTATTTATGATGAGGTTCTGGAAAAAGTCGTGAACAAGGCACGGGCCATCAAAGTGGGCAACGGTCTGGATAAGAACACCAAAATGGGCCCGCTCGCCACCCAGGCGCAGTTTGACAAAGTGCGCGAGATGATTGAAGTGGGCAAAGCCGAAGGTCTGCGCATGGCCTATGGGGCTGACGATCTGGAAACACCGCTGCCACAGAACGGCTTTTATGTGGCGCCCACAGTGTTTGCGGATGTGCCCAACTCTTCCCGGCTCGCCCAAGAGGAAATCTTCGGGCCGGTGGTTTGCCTGCATCGCGTTAACAATTATGAGGACGCCATCCGCCAGGCTAATACAGTGGAATACGGCCTTGCCGCGTCTCTCGTCACCCGGGATATGGGCCGCGCGCTGTCTTTCGCTCATGACATTGAGGCCGGTGTAATCAAGATCAACAGCGCAACGGGTGGGGTTGCTCTCACCGCCCCCTTCGGCGGCATCAAACATTCCAGCAACCAGACTTACAAGGAACAGGCTGGACACGGGGTGATGGATTTTTACACGACCACTAAAACCGTTTACCTCGCCAACTGATCCGTCCTGCCACATTGGCAAGAGGATATGAACCATAACTCCCGGATGGCATAAAACTCATCCGGGAGTTTTCAAACGCCCGGCCAAATTATCCCCGGCACTGGCGGACCAGTTGGGCGGGATGAGGGGAGCCCCCACCTTCCCTATAAAAACAAACAACAATATTGGACGACATCTATAGAAACGCCGATGGATCTGCTATAAGCGGCCGGAAAAAAAGGTATCACATGGACAATTTCGGTTTTGACATTATTCATCAGCTCCCCTGGTCCAGTCTGCTGCTGGGGGTTGTGGCTGTTTTTGCGGGATCCGTCATTCAGGGGGCCACGGGACTGGGGCTCGGTATGGTGGCGGCCCCCGTTCTGATGATCATCGACCCGGTTTTTGTGCCAGGACCATTATTGATGTTGGCCATGCTGGTTTCCTTTTTGATGGCGGTCCGCGAAAGACATCATATCGACCACAAGGGCCTCGCCCTCGCCTTGTCGGGACGAATTCCAGGCACCATACTGGCCGCCCTCACCATTTCGGCAATTCCTCTGGCTCTTTATGGGCTCATTTTCGGTCTTATGGTGCTCGCTGCGGTTTTGCTCAGCATTAGTCGGTGGAAATTCAAAACCTCTCCCTCCAACCTGTTTACCGCTGGTCTGGCTTCGGGCTATATGGGAACACTGACGTCCATAGGCGCGCCTCCCATCGCCCTGGCATACCAGCATGACACCGCGGCCGTGATCCGGTCTACGCTAGCAGCCTTTTTCCTGGTGGGATCAGCATTTTCCATCCTGACGCTGGTCTGGTTTGGCGGATTTTCGCTCAATCATTTGCTGGTCAGCGCGGTGTTTGTTCCGCCGCTACTGGTCGGTTTCCGGGTGTCCAGCTGGATGGTTCCCCGCATGAATTCCCGAATGGTCAGGCTGTCGGTGCTGGGCCTGTCCGGCCTGTCCGCCCTCATCCTGATCATCCGGTCTGTAATGTCGCTGCCCTGATTGAGAGTGCAGGATAAGGCGGGTTCAGAATCCCACGACCGCGCCGCCATCCACCCGGATGACCGAACCGGTCACAAAACTGGCGCGGGCGCTGCACAGAAAAGTCACCACATCAGCCAGTTCTTCGGCCCGGCCCAACCGGCCCAGAGGAATGGCCTTTTCATTCTCCCGGCGCATGGCTGCCGCCTCAATCCCTTCCCGGCTGGCCAGCCAGGCTTCGAAACGGGTATAGGCCGGTGTATCAAACTGGCCGGGCACAACCACATTCACCAGCACCTCAGGCGCAAGTTCCAGGGCCAGGGATCGAGCTGCCGCCGCCACTCCGCTTCTGAACACTGAAGACAATGCCAGTTCCGGCGTCGCTTCCAGCACAGAGCGCGCCGTGATGAAGATCATGCGTCCCGCGAATGAGTTGCCCTGAGAGGATTTTTTCAGATAGGGCACAGCTGCCAGCGCCGCCTCCAGAGCCGGTCGCAGCATGCTATGATAGGCCTTGTCCCGGCTTTCCCCCGTCATATCCAGAATGCCGCCGGGTGTGCCGCCGCCCGTATTGACCACGATGACATCCAGCCCCCCGAGCCCCCGGGCCGCCTCTTCTACTAGCCGGGTGGCCTCCCCTGCGACACTCAGGTCTCCGGTTACAGCCAAACGGCCACCGCATTCCTCTACCGCTTTGCGGGCCCGCCCGGGATCACGCCCGGCAATCGCAACCTCGGCCCCTTCAGCAGCCAGGGTATGAGCTATGGCCCGGCCCAGTCCGGAACTGGAGCCGAGCACAAGGGCTTTCCGATTTGTCAAGCCAAGATCCATGTCAGTTTACCTTGACATAGATATGGCCGTTCATTTCACGAACCGGATAGGTTCTCACCGGTTTGGTGGCCGGCGGGTTGACCGGAATCCCCGTTTCCAGTTCGAACATGGACCCATGACACAGACAGGTCAGACAATCGTCTTCCACTTTCCCGGAGGCCAGATGACAGGCCAAATGGGTGCACAGATTGTGTACGGCATAAGCTTTCCCTTTGGAGCGGGCAATGGCCAGTTCCACATCCCCCACCACAAAACGGCGCACCATGCCTTCCCCGATCTGGCCGCTGCGGGCGGCTTTAAGGTATTCCCCTTCACTCTCTGGGGCATCCGCGGCGCTTTCCGGTTCGGCTTCGCGTTCCTTGCTGGAGAGAATATCCTGCAGGTCCGCATCCTCATCTCGAAGCATGGCTGGATCCACCTTGATCTGTTCGGCGATGAAGGTCTTGGCCATCATTACATCCGCCCCCCGGTCCACGGCGAATGCCGCGCCAATCTTGCCGTCCACCATATAAAAGGCGGTAAAGTCCATCTCCTCAAGTGAGCCGCGGATCACAATGTCATCCCATTTGTCCGCATACCCTGCATATTGTAGGTTATGATCATACTGATCCGACCAGAACCAGTGCGGGTCATCATAGACCGTACGGATGCCCATCATATTCTTGGCCGCCACCGCGCCCTGCCGGGTGGCGTTATCGAAATGTTCAACCCGCATCCGCCGGTCATAAAGCGGATGATAATGATTGGCCACATCACCGGCGGCAAACACCCCTTCAGCAGAAGTCCGGCAGAACTCATCCACCCGGATTCCGTTTCCAACGGTGATTTCGGAGGCCCGGGCAATCTGGTCATTGGGCTCAATGCCGATCCCCACAACCACAAGGTCCGCTTCCAGCGTATCACCGGTGCTCAGCTTCACAAGTTTTTTACCCCCCTTCTCACTCACCGTTTCCACACTCACCTCGCAGCGCAGATCGACACCATTTTCTCGATGCATTCTGGCGCAAACTTCGCCAATTTCCGGGCCCAGAACCTTCTGTAACGGGGTATTCATGGCTTCCAGCATGGTCACCTTGGCCCCCAGCGCCCGAGCAGACGCGGCCACCTCCGAGCCGATAAAGCCGGCACCCACAACAACCACATGGCTGTCCTTGGTGATCTCCTCGCGTAACTGGTCTGAGTCTTCAATATTTCTCAGATATCTGACCAGCGCATCATCCACGCCATCCAGACGACGCGGCCGCCCACCTGTGGCCAGCAGCACCGCATCGGCCACCAGATGGGTTCCGTCTTCCAGTTCCACATCCAGATTGCCGGTATTGATCCGCGCCACCCGGCTGTGTAACCTGAGCTCCACATCATTGGCTGAATACCAGTCAAGCGCCGCAGCCCAGATTTCCTCCTTATCGGATTCGCCCTGCAGATACTCCTTGGACAAGGGCGGTCGCTGATAGGGAGCGATGGATTCTTCGCTCACTATGATGATATGACCATCAAATCCCAGACGGCGCAGCGTGCGCGCAGCGGAAACGGATGTCTGTCCGCCACCGATCAAAACAAATTGGCGTCTCATATTCACTTGTTCCTTTCTTATTGGCCCTTAGGCCCCTGCCTCACCACTATTTCCCAATTTTCCGTTGTTCACCAATGCCCGTGTGGAGTGGGCTCCTATTTCGGGCATTTTTCGTTTTCCTGGGGAGGGGTTGTACGGATTTTTGGGGTTGGATCGACATAGACGTCTTGGCCGTCGATTTTGACGTTATAGACGGGCTGGCATTTGGCCCATTCATCGACCCATCCGGTCTTGAGATCGAACGCCCACTGATGGCCGGGGCAGATCACATTGCCCTGAAACACCAGCCCCTTATGCAGGCGGCGCTGTTTGTGAATGCAGATGTCATTCATGGCATACACGTCGCCGTCCACATAAAACAGCGCAATCTCCTGAACCTCCCCCTCGGCCCCCTCAACTTCCACCACCTGTTTCTTGCGCCGCTTCAGCGCCGCAAGATCCGTTACCCTGATCCATTCAGACATGTACCCTGCCCTTTCCTTGTCGTCTCCCTTAGCCTGATCATCCCTTGGGCCTGATCATCCCTTGGGCCTGATCATTCCCTGGGCGCGCGCCCCCTAAGATAGTTCTCGATAGTTCTTTGAGGCTTCTCTCGGTGATCTCTTTTGGCAATATTTCTCCGGGATAGTCCCGGGCACCAGGCGGCCCCCTCAGAAGCCGCCTGTCCGCTTTTCCCTCATACCGAGCCGATCGACGCCAAATCCGCCTCCGAATGTTCAAAGTCCCGCACATAATAATCATACAGCGCCTTGGTATAGGAAAACCGCATGTCCGCCGCATCCCGTACCGCTTCCAGACAGGCCTGCTGCAATTCCGGCGTCGTGGCCTGGTTCAGCACAATCTCATACCCCCGCTCCCCATGGACCTCATCCGAGGAAATATGCAGCTCGAAAAATTCCGCCTCATCTTCCGTAAACCCGTATTTCTCAATCAGCGGCGGATATTGACGCCGGTAAATGTCCGGCACTTGGGATTCCAGTCCCACCACCAAAGCCGCCGTC from the Luteithermobacter gelatinilyticus genome contains:
- a CDS encoding TenA family transcriptional regulator, which encodes MAELLSKDEFRKAIKEAMKGREAKDASFSLAWSNGELKREHFARWAENHYHYVGPFADYLGYIYANAPESATEAKDFLLQNMYEEELADIRHTDLLIRFAEACGTTRERVEDPRNMNPVTRGLQGWCYAKAMRDHWVVATAALVVGLESQVPDIYRRQYPPLIEKYGFTEDEAEFFELHISSDEVHGERGYEIVLNQATTPELQQACLEAVRDAADMRFSYTKALYDYYVRDFEHSEADLASIGSV
- a CDS encoding GlcG/HbpS family heme-binding protein, which gives rise to MITKKVLSLAEAEFLLDAAQKASEKFGGKHVICIADDTGYPIALRRLDNAKVTGVQIAENKAFTAAAHRRVTHTFTNTYPGEEAWGIFTQHGGRITVFVGGYPIYVDGAVVGGIGVSGGNGEEDIAVCEAAIEAFKEYMKETGGGEVTIPEQAQKA
- a CDS encoding aldehyde dehydrogenase family protein, with amino-acid sequence MSQDFIGKNFIGGAWVPASNGGTFERRNPADNEDVVGHFPASTPEDAKRAVEGVDQGRHDWAATDPEKRMTVLEKAADLILERVDDLARELTREEGKPLGSATMEWKRTAANFRLYAGEALRSLGETFPVAGNSLVCSIREPVGVVLAITPWNFPVSIPSRKIGPALATGNGVVFKPSEVTPLSGQRMVEILLEAGVPEGAIALVQGGGAELGTALVTAPAVKAVTFTGSFATGSAIHQAAGPSKRLQLEMGGKNPCIVLEDADTERAAQIIAQGAFNLTGQACTATSRAFVMDSIYDEVLEKVVNKARAIKVGNGLDKNTKMGPLATQAQFDKVREMIEVGKAEGLRMAYGADDLETPLPQNGFYVAPTVFADVPNSSRLAQEEIFGPVVCLHRVNNYEDAIRQANTVEYGLAASLVTRDMGRALSFAHDIEAGVIKINSATGGVALTAPFGGIKHSSNQTYKEQAGHGVMDFYTTTKTVYLAN
- a CDS encoding sulfite exporter TauE/SafE family protein, with the protein product MDNFGFDIIHQLPWSSLLLGVVAVFAGSVIQGATGLGLGMVAAPVLMIIDPVFVPGPLLMLAMLVSFLMAVRERHHIDHKGLALALSGRIPGTILAALTISAIPLALYGLIFGLMVLAAVLLSISRWKFKTSPSNLFTAGLASGYMGTLTSIGAPPIALAYQHDTAAVIRSTLAAFFLVGSAFSILTLVWFGGFSLNHLLVSAVFVPPLLVGFRVSSWMVPRMNSRMVRLSVLGLSGLSALILIIRSVMSLP
- a CDS encoding SDR family oxidoreductase translates to MTNRKALVLGSSSGLGRAIAHTLAAEGAEVAIAGRDPGRARKAVEECGGRLAVTGDLSVAGEATRLVEEAARGLGGLDVIVVNTGGGTPGGILDMTGESRDKAYHSMLRPALEAALAAVPYLKKSSQGNSFAGRMIFITARSVLEATPELALSSVFRSGVAAAARSLALELAPEVLVNVVVPGQFDTPAYTRFEAWLASREGIEAAAMRRENEKAIPLGRLGRAEELADVVTFLCSARASFVTGSVIRVDGGAVVGF
- a CDS encoding FAD-dependent oxidoreductase; protein product: MRRQFVLIGGGQTSVSAARTLRRLGFDGHIIIVSEESIAPYQRPPLSKEYLQGESDKEEIWAAALDWYSANDVELRLHSRVARINTGNLDVELEDGTHLVADAVLLATGGRPRRLDGVDDALVRYLRNIEDSDQLREEITKDSHVVVVGAGFIGSEVAASARALGAKVTMLEAMNTPLQKVLGPEIGEVCARMHRENGVDLRCEVSVETVSEKGGKKLVKLSTGDTLEADLVVVGIGIEPNDQIARASEITVGNGIRVDEFCRTSAEGVFAAGDVANHYHPLYDRRMRVEHFDNATRQGAVAAKNMMGIRTVYDDPHWFWSDQYDHNLQYAGYADKWDDIVIRGSLEEMDFTAFYMVDGKIGAAFAVDRGADVMMAKTFIAEQIKVDPAMLRDEDADLQDILSSKEREAEPESAADAPESEGEYLKAARSGQIGEGMVRRFVVGDVELAIARSKGKAYAVHNLCTHLACHLASGKVEDDCLTCLCHGSMFELETGIPVNPPATKPVRTYPVREMNGHIYVKVN
- a CDS encoding Rieske (2Fe-2S) protein — encoded protein: MSEWIRVTDLAALKRRKKQVVEVEGAEGEVQEIALFYVDGDVYAMNDICIHKQRRLHKGLVFQGNVICPGHQWAFDLKTGWVDEWAKCQPVYNVKIDGQDVYVDPTPKIRTTPPQENEKCPK